From the genome of Hymenobacter gelipurpurascens:
CATCGATTTGCCCATTGGTGATGGTGAGGGGCGGGGCAATCCGAAGGGAGTTGTCGCAGAACAGGAACCAGTCGGTGAGGATGTGCTCCTGCCAGAGGGCGTGGTCGATGATGGGCTTGAGCACCTCAAACGAGTCAAACTCCACGGCCATCAGCAGGCCACAGCCGCGCACATCCCGAATGGCTGGGTGCACCAGCTGCCGCCGGAACCGGGCCGCTTTCTCGGCCAGGCCAGCCAGCAGGTTTTCCTCCTGAATAACCTGCAGGGTAGCCAGGGAGGCCGCGCACGAAACCGGGTGGCCGCCAAACGTGGTGCAGTGGCCTAGAATAGGGTTGGTCTTGAAACCCGACATGATTTCCTGCGAGGAAATAAAGGCCCCAATCGGCATGCCGCCGCCCATGCCTTTGGCCGTCAGGAGAATATCCGGCTCAATACCGAATTGCTCGAAAGCCCAGAAGGTGCCTGTGCGGCCGAAGCCACACTGAATTTCATCCAGAATCAGCAGAGCCCCCATTTCGGTGCAGCGTTGGCGCAGCGCTTCCAGGTAGCCTGGCGCCGGCACGCGCACCCCGGCTTCGCCCTGCACCGTCTCGATGACCACGGCCGCGGTATGGCGGTCGATTAAAGCTAAGTCCTCGAAGTTGTTGTGGCGGAAGTGGCCTACACCGGGCAGCAGCGGCCGGAAGCTGTTCTTGAAGCTCTCGGAACCCGTGATGCTGAGGGCGCCGTGAGTGGAGCCGTGGTAAGCGTTGTGGCTGGAAAGTAGGCCGGTGCGGCCGGTGTGGCGCTTGGCCAGCTTGAGGGCGCCTTCCACGGCCTCGGTGCCGGAGTTCGTGAAATACACGTTATCGAGGTGCGGCGGCAGCGTTTCGTGCAGAGCCTGCGCCAGTTGGGCGGGCGGGGCCTGCACCAGCTCGCCGTACACCATCAGGTGCAGATACTTATCTAGCTGATTATGAATTGCCTGTAGCACGCGGGGGTGGCGGTGGCCTACGTTGCTCACGCCAATGCCGGAAATCAAATCGAGGTAGCGCTGGCCTTCCGGGCCGTACATGTACACGCCTTCAGCCCGCTCAATTTCAAGCAGCAATGGAAAGTCGGAGGTTTGAGCCTGGTGGCGCAGGAAAAGCTGGCGGGGGGTAAGCATACACGAACAACAAAATGGGGCCGCAAAGGTACGCCGGAAGCGCCAGGTGGCCTAGCACGGTACCAAAGGCGCCGTAGGCCTGCAGGGGGCACGTGCAACAAAAAAGCAGCTGCCCAAGGCAGCTGCTTTTTATAAGAAGTCCAAATGAGTGTTATTAGTTATCGAGCTGGCCGCTAGGCGTGAAGCTGCGCCCGGCTCCGCCGCGGCGGTCGGCTACGCGCTTGATGACCTCGCGCGTAAATTCCCGCTCGGCGCCATAGAGCTTGCCTACCTGCCGGATGCTCAGGATCTTCTGGAACTTCCCGAAATACTCTTTTTCCAGCTTTACTTCCTGCTCGCGCAGGTCCATGGCCTGGCCTAGACCATCCTTGATCTGCTGATCGGAGAGGGCATCGAGGTTGGTGGTCCGCAGCTGGCGCATCTGGCGGTTCAGCTCGCGGCGCTTGGTGCTGAAGTCGTTGTAGACGGGCCAGAACTTCTGGGCCTGGTCCTGGGTCAGCGAAACTTTTTCGGTGATATAAGCAATCTTGGCGTTTTCGAGCTGGTTTAGACGGCCCTGTCGGGCGGCAGGCGTCTGGGCACTGGCCGACCAGGATACCGTGGCCAGCAGCAGAAACGCCCAGAAGCTACGGAGGAGGTATTTCATAGGAGAAAGGGAGAACATGTTCTAGAAATAGGTTTCGTCGCTGGGTTGGGCATCCAGCGCATCCTGCAGCTCCGCGGGCGAGGCCTGCAGGTAAGCATCGGGCGTAGCCAGCGCGGGCGAGGCTACTTCAGCCAAATCAGTGAGGGTTACGCGCTGCTCGCTGGCCAGCAGATACTGTACCATCTCGGCCTGGGGCACGGCCGCCAGCGAGGCCACCGAATAGCGTGGGATAGGAGTGGAAGACGGCTGATTCAGGAAAAAGGATGCCGCAAAACCACCCAGCACTACGGCCGAGGCCAGGGCCGTGCGCACGGGCGCCGAGAGCTGCTGCAGCCAGCCCCAGGAGCCCGCCAGGCCAGGAGCAGCGTCGGGCTGCACCCGCGCCATCACGCGCATTGGTAGCTGCTCGAAGTACCGTTCCGGGGGCGGAGCCAGGGGCTGCGACCGGCGCTTGTGGTCATCCAGATGAAAAGGAGTGTTCATATTGCTTAGAGGCGACCGAGGCCGCGAAGTTTAATCACGGGCGGGATCTTCCGTCACGTATTGTTCAATTTTTTTCACGGCATGATGATATGAAGCCTTTAGGGCCCCAACGGAGGTACCCGTGATTTCCGACATCTGCTCGTAGGTAATTTCGTCGTAGTACTTCATGTTGAATACCAGCCGCTGCTTATCAGGCAGGCGCAGAATGGCTTTCTGCAGGCGCAGTTCAATATCATCACCGGCCAGGCCAGGGTCGGCCTCTACTTTGGCCGACAGCTCGGGGCCGATGTCGTGGATGGGCAGGAAAAACTTGCGCCGCTTGGAAGCCAGAAAGCTCAGGCACTCGTTGGTGGCAATGCGGTAAATCCAGGTGTACAGCGAAGCATCCCGCCGAAAATTCGCCAGGTTGTTCCAGACTTTTATAAAGACGTCCTGGGTGAGGTCGTCGGCGTCGTCGTGGTCGATGACCATTTTGCGCACGTGCCAGTACACCTTCTGCTGGTACTTGCGCACCAGCTGGTTGAAGGCCACGTTGCGGGCGGCGGGGTCATCGAACTTGGCGAGTATCTCCTGATCTTCCAAGCAGGGGGAGCGAGTTAGGGCGGCGGGTTGTGCTGGGTTAGAGCAGGGAGGTGGCCTAGGGTTTAATGGGCTGAAGAAATCAACCCAGAAAAATGCTGACGCAGCAAGATAAATGTTTCCCAGGCGCACGCATACTTGTAGTGCAGGTGCCCAACGAGCGTGGCGTATGCCAATACCTGCTATTCCAGATCGTATCTGGGGTAGCAGGTATTGGCATACGCCACGCTCGTTGGGCAGTTTCTACTCAGCGCTGCTCCTGAAATGAGCTGTCTTTTGGGCTGACCCCAGCCCAATGTTTCTGAGCGCCTTCACCAGTAGAATGCCCAAGTACTATCAGAGGGTAGGGAGCACCAGTACCGGCAACGTACTACGCCGCAGCAGCTGCGCCGTGATGCTGCGATGGAACACCTCGCCCAGCCAGGTATGCGGCCTAGCGAAGACAACCAGCATCTCCGCCTGCAGTTCAGCTGCTGCGTGCAGAATACCATCCGTGGGGGCTTCGCCGCGCACTTCGTAGAGGCTGTTATCGGTGAGGTGCCCGAACAGGCCGGTATCCTGAGCTGCTTGCAGGCCTACATCGGCGTGGGAAGGGCCATCGTGCCCGGTTACGTGCACAACGGTGGAGGTGAGCGGCAAGGATTTCAGCCAATCCTGCAGGGCGTCGGTAGTGGCCCTGAGAGAAAAGGGCTGCTCGTCGGTGGCTGCTACCACGCGCTGGGGCGGTGGCGACTGCTGCCAGGTTTGCGGCACTAGCAGCAGGGGGTAGTGCGACTCTTCCAGCAACGTAGCGGCCTGGTTAGGCTCCAGCCTGTTGAATATCCCGGCGCTAGCAGGTTCCTCGCGGCCCAGCACCAGCAGCACCGGCCTATACCGACGGGTTACTTCTGATACGGTTTCGGCCAGGGTATTCACGGACACTTCTACTTCGGCGGGCACCGGCAGCTGTTGCATCTGGAGCTGCAGTTGCGCCCTTACCTGCCGCTGATTTTCGGCCGAGGAAGGGGCGCCCACTATCTCCACCTCCGAAACCAACAACGGATCCTGATACACATGCACCAGTACTACGCGCCCGTGGGCTTGCTGGGCAAGTTGCGCAGTATAGGCAAGCGCTGCATCGGCAGCGTTGGAGAGGTCCGAGAAAACAACGAAAACCGGTTCCATACCAATTGAAGGTTAAGCCGGCAGTGTGCCGGCGAGTGAGGACAGGGGGAATTGTGGTTTGAACCAGCCGTTTTCGGGCTGGAGAAGCAGCTGACGTGCAGGCCCAGGTAGGTGCGCCGCTCCCAGAAAAGCCAGATGTGTTGGTAAGCCATGCGGGTTGGGGCAACCCAGCAGAACTACTCTGCCAAAACGAATGGTAGAGCAGCTTAAAGCTTGCTGAAATTCTCCTTCCAATCCATGACCAGCATCAAGCAACAACTATGATACATATCAGGAAAAGAGCGAGATAAGTACGCCTGCAGTTACTTTCTGGGTGCGTCCTTCATGGCCACGGTGCCAGTAAGTGAACAGGCAACTTTGGGTAGCCAGTTAAGAGAAGAAGGGGCTAGGGTAATCTGCATCTGCGGGGAGCAAGGGCAGCAGGCGTGAGATTCCCGTAAGGTCCAGCGCATCGCGGAGCTCAACGGGCACGCCGGCCATGAAGAGCTGTAGACCAGCGGCTTCCATGCGGTCAGAATGCAGAAGCAGGCAATGTTGCGCTCTGAAGTTAAGTTGTGTCAGTTGGTCGCACACCAGCCAAATGCGTTTAATGCCCCTAACTAAACAGGTGCTGAGAGCTTGCTCAAGAAGCGTGACATCGTTCCCATTCTCACAAGCTCCGCAAAGACGAATAAACGTCTGCTCAGGATGAAACTCTTGATAAATATTCATGACGCAGGGCTGCTACAGCACCAGCTGGACTATAAAAATTGAGGGTGCAGATGGAAAATTCTTACTTCCTTAATTTAACATAATTCTATGAATTTTAATAACTTAATCACTAAGTATGCGAAGCGAATAGCCGCAGTTGAGCATGGTTCAAGCTAGCAACCCAGCTCAGTAGTGCCTGCTTGCCGGTCCCTTGAAAGGGGCCTAGCGCTGGTCAGTGAGTTTTCTCCCTCAAAAGGTTGAGCACTTGGTGCCCAGGGCCGGCGTATACTGGCTTAGCGTAAGGCTGAGGCATCAGTGCGGCAGTTTGCGGCGCGCTTGCGGTTGCGGAAAGTCCAGAATGGGCCGCACCAAGAACCGATACAGCCGTTGGGCCACTTGCCTTAGTAAGGTTTTGGTTGTCCGGCTCGCGTGGTTTTCCGGCTGCATGCGCACGAGCCGGCCCAAGCCGGCGGCCAGCTTGCGGGCAGCAAGCCGCAGCCGTTTGCGCAGTTGCCTTGTGTGGGTTTGGCTCATTCTGCTGAGAGTGGCCTACAAAGCCCTATTTCGTTCACCTTCGAATAAAAGTCAGGCCGTTCAGAACGGCAGCGCGTTTCCTGTTGATCCGCGCGTTGGGCGAAGTGGCCCATGTACATCCGGTTCCTAGGTCCAGGGCACCAGAAGGGGCACGAGTTCAGCGAAAAAAACGGTGAGGAGCCCGCCGGGTGGCCTACCGGGGGTGCATGCCGCGCTGATAGAAGCCTGCCAGGGCCAGCAGGGCAATCAGCATAATAGGCAATAGAAGGATGGGGGAGAGCATAGCACAGAACTTCAAAGCGGGAAAATCAGGACAGAGGTAATATGTTCTGAAAGAACCAGTAACACACTGATTAAAATCGTTTTATCAGATGATTTTTGTTCTTGATTTCTTGCTGCAAAGTGCTGGTTGAGTAGCCGGGCTGGTGGCCGCTTGTGGAACAGATGGGCTGGGCGCGCTACCTCAATTGCAAAAACGCTACCGCAGAAGCCGCAGCCCGTTGGCTGCAGGGCTGGTGGTTTGCAGAACAAGCAACCGCACTTCTGTTGCGGCGGCAGTTCGCCTAGGCCA
Proteins encoded in this window:
- a CDS encoding aspartate aminotransferase family protein; protein product: MLTPRQLFLRHQAQTSDFPLLLEIERAEGVYMYGPEGQRYLDLISGIGVSNVGHRHPRVLQAIHNQLDKYLHLMVYGELVQAPPAQLAQALHETLPPHLDNVYFTNSGTEAVEGALKLAKRHTGRTGLLSSHNAYHGSTHGALSITGSESFKNSFRPLLPGVGHFRHNNFEDLALIDRHTAAVVIETVQGEAGVRVPAPGYLEALRQRCTEMGALLILDEIQCGFGRTGTFWAFEQFGIEPDILLTAKGMGGGMPIGAFISSQEIMSGFKTNPILGHCTTFGGHPVSCAASLATLQVIQEENLLAGLAEKAARFRRQLVHPAIRDVRGCGLLMAVEFDSFEVLKPIIDHALWQEHILTDWFLFCDNSLRIAPPLTITNGQIDEACAALLRAIDAVVGEN
- a CDS encoding periplasmic heavy metal sensor, with amino-acid sequence MKYLLRSFWAFLLLATVSWSASAQTPAARQGRLNQLENAKIAYITEKVSLTQDQAQKFWPVYNDFSTKRRELNRQMRQLRTTNLDALSDQQIKDGLGQAMDLREQEVKLEKEYFGKFQKILSIRQVGKLYGAEREFTREVIKRVADRRGGAGRSFTPSGQLDN
- a CDS encoding RNA polymerase sigma factor gives rise to the protein MEDQEILAKFDDPAARNVAFNQLVRKYQQKVYWHVRKMVIDHDDADDLTQDVFIKVWNNLANFRRDASLYTWIYRIATNECLSFLASKRRKFFLPIHDIGPELSAKVEADPGLAGDDIELRLQKAILRLPDKQRLVFNMKYYDEITYEQMSEITGTSVGALKASYHHAVKKIEQYVTEDPARD
- a CDS encoding universal stress protein, coding for MEPVFVVFSDLSNAADAALAYTAQLAQQAHGRVVLVHVYQDPLLVSEVEIVGAPSSAENQRQVRAQLQLQMQQLPVPAEVEVSVNTLAETVSEVTRRYRPVLLVLGREEPASAGIFNRLEPNQAATLLEESHYPLLLVPQTWQQSPPPQRVVAATDEQPFSLRATTDALQDWLKSLPLTSTVVHVTGHDGPSHADVGLQAAQDTGLFGHLTDNSLYEVRGEAPTDGILHAAAELQAEMLVVFARPHTWLGEVFHRSITAQLLRRSTLPVLVLPTL